From a region of the Geothrix sp. 21YS21S-2 genome:
- a CDS encoding immunoglobulin-like domain-containing protein: MKQRPFTSPAGQFGAAVAALILGVSCSSSTSVADSDRTAADASVIEIAYASGDTASAVTKDVTLPTKGAAAGSAITWTSSNPATLSPAGKVVRPPVGADGTVTLTAQVALGTALNTRTFTVVVKPVDTVQFIFTSDCHFGDVTTAAAAFQGATASVDAVEVNTRARDVMNLLPGLTAPGDYGVNAGAAFGNFDFMANTGDIGSKSVIPPLSNGNSSTTSFNQWKAIYADGLTLKDRTGAALPIFLTPGNHDVSNALGGPDVMNPASDPTAFVNVYNWTMKPAAPLLTTEFNYNMHKVFSVKVFGGMHFVFLNMWLDAEMREKLEPYLATLTSSTPVFIFAHMPPEQTGANFRDPASNGLDFPWTGGFSNYFRDAMNISNVVAPATAVTTATAPTKEVKDLATFLKAHKNIVAWFHGHDNFNQFRTWNGENSVSVDNTMTQLAIPVFRVDSPMKGKDSAKDPKKLSFQVVSIDTAKKVFTVRECLWNKTNTAGGAVGWGATETFSLSNRVR, from the coding sequence ATGAAACAACGTCCCTTCACGTCCCCGGCCGGGCAGTTCGGCGCAGCGGTGGCCGCCCTGATCCTGGGGGTTTCCTGCAGCAGCAGCACCTCCGTCGCGGACAGCGACCGCACCGCGGCCGACGCGAGCGTCATCGAGATCGCCTACGCCTCGGGGGACACCGCCTCCGCCGTGACCAAGGACGTCACCCTGCCCACCAAGGGCGCCGCGGCCGGGTCCGCCATCACCTGGACGTCGAGCAATCCGGCGACCCTCAGCCCCGCGGGGAAGGTCGTCAGGCCGCCGGTGGGGGCGGACGGCACGGTGACGCTCACGGCGCAGGTGGCGCTGGGGACCGCGCTGAACACCCGGACGTTCACCGTGGTGGTGAAGCCGGTGGACACGGTGCAGTTCATCTTCACGTCGGACTGCCATTTCGGGGACGTGACCACCGCCGCCGCCGCGTTCCAGGGGGCCACGGCCTCCGTGGACGCCGTCGAGGTGAATACCCGGGCGCGGGACGTCATGAACCTGCTGCCCGGCCTGACGGCGCCCGGCGACTACGGCGTCAATGCCGGTGCGGCCTTCGGCAACTTCGACTTCATGGCGAACACGGGCGACATCGGCAGCAAGAGCGTCATCCCGCCCCTGTCCAACGGCAACTCATCCACCACCAGCTTCAACCAGTGGAAGGCCATCTACGCCGACGGGCTCACCCTGAAGGACCGCACGGGCGCGGCCCTGCCGATCTTCCTCACGCCCGGGAACCACGATGTCTCCAACGCGCTGGGCGGCCCGGATGTCATGAATCCCGCCAGCGACCCCACCGCCTTCGTCAACGTCTACAACTGGACCATGAAGCCCGCGGCGCCCCTGCTGACCACGGAATTCAACTACAACATGCACAAGGTCTTCAGCGTCAAGGTGTTCGGCGGGATGCACTTCGTGTTCCTGAACATGTGGCTGGACGCCGAGATGCGGGAGAAGCTGGAGCCGTACCTGGCCACCCTCACCTCCAGCACGCCGGTGTTCATCTTCGCGCACATGCCCCCGGAACAGACCGGGGCCAATTTCCGGGACCCCGCGTCCAACGGCCTGGATTTCCCGTGGACGGGCGGTTTCTCCAACTACTTCCGGGACGCCATGAACATCAGCAACGTGGTCGCCCCGGCCACCGCCGTCACGACGGCCACCGCCCCCACCAAGGAGGTCAAGGACCTCGCCACCTTCCTGAAGGCCCACAAGAACATCGTCGCCTGGTTCCACGGTCACGATAACTTCAATCAATTCCGTACCTGGAATGGCGAGAACAGCGTCTCGGTCGACAACACCATGACCCAGCTGGCCATCCCCGTGTTCCGGGTGGATTCGCCCATGAAGGGCAAGGATTCCGCCAAGGACCCCAAGAAGCTGTCCTTCCAGGTGGTCAGCATCGACACCGCGAAGAAGGTGTTCACCGTGCGGGAGTGCCTCTGGAACAAGACCAACACGGCCGGTGGAGCCGTCGGGTGGGGGGCCACCGAGACCTTCTCCCTGTCCAACCGGGTCCGTTAG
- a CDS encoding PAS domain-containing sensor histidine kinase: protein MAQNQDVFFSLGPDGAFQAVGTGCLGLWGHPPRELLGRRFLDLVDPLDVPLVRHVMETSRMNGSLAPQRSRFLRSDGTPVTLVWRLAVSEGSRLYYGLARPYVERNGAEAKLGAAVHELEVFKNALDEHAIVAITDANGRITYVNDKFCAISKYPREELLGKDHRIINSGHHPKAFFTDLWRTIKKGKVWKGEIRNRAKDGTYYWVDTTIVPYLDDEGVPFQFVAIRADITQRKEGEEAIRQSQKLESLGVLAGGIAHDFNNLLTTILGNCNLASMVLDPGSPAGPYLDQIEKASLRAADLTRQMLAYAGKGKVMISPINLNYLVQEMTELLSVSISKKAAIRLELAAALPEIVGDPAQMQQLVMNLVTNASEALGEEGGAITLRTGVQWLDSVYLTTLIPAIPIPPGRYVVMEVSDTGCGMTREVIDLIFDPFFTTKFTGRGLGLSALMGILKSHGGSIKVYSEPGQGTSMKLFLPAVEAAGAETPEEHAPEAFQARGTVLIVDDEAPARAVACALAQTMGLQVLEAADGAQAVATFQERRGDLSLVIMDLTMPRMDGREAFRIMAAEDATIPVLLTSGYNETFAVGDFSGGDLAGFLPKPYNRSQFETAVRHALKART, encoded by the coding sequence ATGGCCCAGAACCAGGACGTCTTCTTCTCCCTGGGGCCCGATGGCGCCTTCCAGGCGGTGGGCACGGGGTGTCTGGGCCTCTGGGGGCATCCGCCGCGGGAGCTCCTGGGGCGGCGCTTCCTGGACCTGGTGGACCCCCTGGACGTGCCCCTCGTGCGGCACGTGATGGAGACCAGCCGCATGAACGGGTCCCTGGCGCCCCAGCGGTCCCGCTTCCTGCGCAGCGACGGGACCCCGGTGACCCTGGTGTGGCGGCTGGCGGTGAGCGAGGGGTCCCGGCTCTACTACGGCCTGGCGCGGCCCTACGTGGAGCGCAACGGCGCCGAGGCCAAGCTCGGGGCGGCCGTGCACGAGCTGGAGGTGTTCAAGAACGCCCTGGACGAGCACGCCATCGTGGCCATCACGGACGCCAACGGCCGGATCACCTACGTCAACGACAAGTTCTGCGCCATCTCCAAGTACCCGCGGGAGGAGCTGCTTGGGAAGGACCACCGGATCATCAACAGCGGCCACCACCCCAAGGCCTTCTTCACTGACCTCTGGCGCACCATCAAGAAGGGCAAGGTGTGGAAGGGCGAGATCCGGAACCGGGCCAAGGACGGGACCTACTACTGGGTGGACACCACCATCGTCCCCTATCTGGACGATGAGGGGGTGCCCTTCCAGTTCGTGGCCATCCGCGCGGACATCACCCAGCGCAAGGAGGGGGAGGAGGCCATCCGCCAGTCCCAGAAGCTCGAGAGCCTGGGCGTCCTGGCCGGGGGGATCGCCCACGACTTCAACAACCTGCTCACCACGATCCTGGGCAACTGCAACCTGGCCTCCATGGTGCTCGACCCCGGCAGCCCCGCAGGGCCCTACCTGGACCAGATCGAGAAGGCCTCCCTGCGGGCCGCGGACCTCACCCGGCAGATGCTGGCCTACGCGGGCAAGGGCAAGGTCATGATCTCGCCCATCAACCTGAACTACCTGGTGCAGGAGATGACCGAGCTCCTGTCGGTCTCCATCTCCAAGAAGGCCGCCATCCGCCTCGAACTGGCGGCGGCCCTGCCGGAGATCGTGGGCGACCCGGCCCAGATGCAGCAGCTGGTCATGAACCTGGTGACCAACGCTTCGGAGGCCCTGGGCGAGGAGGGGGGGGCCATCACCCTGCGCACCGGGGTGCAGTGGCTCGACTCCGTCTACCTCACCACGCTGATCCCGGCCATTCCCATCCCGCCGGGGCGCTACGTGGTCATGGAGGTGTCCGACACCGGCTGCGGCATGACCCGCGAGGTCATCGACCTGATCTTCGACCCCTTCTTCACCACGAAGTTCACGGGCCGCGGGCTGGGGCTCTCCGCCCTCATGGGGATCCTGAAAAGCCACGGCGGCAGCATCAAGGTCTACAGCGAGCCGGGGCAGGGGACCTCCATGAAGCTCTTCCTCCCCGCGGTGGAGGCCGCGGGCGCCGAAACCCCCGAGGAGCACGCGCCGGAGGCCTTCCAGGCCAGGGGCACGGTCCTGATCGTGGACGACGAGGCCCCGGCCCGGGCCGTGGCCTGCGCCCTCGCCCAGACCATGGGGCTCCAGGTCCTCGAGGCCGCGGACGGCGCGCAGGCCGTGGCCACCTTCCAGGAGCGGCGGGGCGACCTCTCCCTGGTGATCATGGACCTCACCATGCCCCGCATGGACGGGCGGGAGGCCTTCCGGATCATGGCGGCCGAGGACGCCACCATCCCCGTCCTGCTCACCAGCGGGTACAACGAGACCTTCGCGGTGGGCGATTTCTCCGGCGGGGACCTGGCGGGCTTCCTGCCCAAGCCCTACAACCGGTCCCAGTTCGAGACCGCCGTTCGCCACGCCTTGAAGGCTAGAACTTGA
- a CDS encoding TonB-dependent receptor: MNRLFLLLVAASLPALLSAASSGSGLISGVVKDEGGKPVAGAVVTLENRVAGRIQTARTDAQGRFSLFNVPFNDYHLEAAAPGLATAHRDVAVRSTLPLQLALSLPQAGAVVVVEERSGLLEAHPSSHLDIDRATIEQIPAVVQSRGMESILLATPGFIQDENGRFHFRGSHGQAMYVIDGVPVTDQMQATFSNSLDPGQVESMEVITGGISAEYGGKPGAVVNLTSKSGLGTPGGFQGDYSVGAARFRTFESGLSLRGCTDRSGWFVTAAGSGSDRFLDPVNFENLHNHGTTGRIFTRFDWLLSGTDTLRLSAGGGATARDVVNLASQEARGQDQRARNVDANLSLGWTRLLGPDASIEATLFHRQSTARLDPTADLAPGFGGGGPDYPYWARQDRSLDNQGATAAYQRKNGDDTFKAGLQFVRYPIRERFAFAITDGSRAADAGDPLHAYTPEGGGNIFRFDESIAPSLASAYVQQDLKAGDWNLGLGLRLDSYRGRGYVHNQLQPRVGVSRSFPAAGTLLRFSYDRLLITPENENLAFSTSQAAWDLTSAAGTKVPQLRPELQDSFLVGVEQQVGGVFKASLDYWWKDSVNSADNDQFLNTGVLFPTAAARGFFHGMDLRLDLLEVAGWSAYLSAGTVRTIFRSPTVGGLSSAEASRPAGTPYLIDHDEKLTLQLGVHYQSKAFFAQVIGRYDSGLVAGDPGNAAGNPDYAFGIPYVRVTDDSLVGPTWRIRPRTVWNLSAGREFATGRGTSIVAGANLLNVFDEKGLYNFLSAFGGTHVIPPRTLAVNLKFKF, encoded by the coding sequence ATGAATCGTTTGTTTTTGCTGCTCGTGGCCGCCTCCCTCCCTGCCCTCCTTTCCGCCGCCTCCTCGGGCAGCGGCCTGATCTCGGGCGTCGTGAAGGACGAGGGCGGCAAACCCGTCGCCGGCGCCGTGGTCACCCTCGAGAACCGCGTCGCGGGGCGCATCCAGACCGCCCGCACCGATGCCCAGGGCCGGTTCTCCCTCTTCAACGTGCCGTTCAACGACTACCACCTGGAAGCCGCGGCCCCGGGCCTCGCCACGGCCCACCGCGACGTGGCCGTGCGGAGCACCCTGCCGCTGCAGCTGGCCCTGAGCCTGCCCCAGGCCGGGGCCGTCGTGGTGGTGGAGGAGCGCTCCGGCCTCCTCGAGGCCCACCCCTCCAGCCACCTCGACATCGACCGCGCCACCATCGAGCAGATCCCCGCGGTGGTCCAGAGCCGGGGCATGGAGAGCATCCTCCTGGCCACGCCGGGGTTCATCCAGGACGAGAACGGGCGCTTCCACTTCCGGGGCAGCCACGGCCAGGCGATGTACGTCATCGACGGCGTGCCCGTCACCGACCAGATGCAGGCCACCTTCTCCAACTCCCTGGACCCGGGCCAGGTGGAGAGCATGGAGGTCATCACCGGCGGCATCTCAGCGGAGTACGGCGGCAAGCCCGGGGCGGTGGTGAACCTCACCTCCAAGTCCGGCCTGGGGACTCCGGGCGGCTTCCAGGGGGACTACAGCGTCGGGGCCGCGCGCTTCCGCACGTTCGAGTCAGGCCTCAGCCTCCGGGGCTGCACGGACCGCTCCGGCTGGTTCGTCACCGCCGCGGGCTCCGGCAGCGACCGGTTCCTGGACCCGGTCAACTTCGAGAACCTGCACAACCACGGCACCACGGGCAGGATCTTCACGCGCTTCGACTGGCTCCTCTCCGGCACCGACACCCTGCGGCTCTCCGCGGGCGGGGGCGCCACGGCCCGGGACGTCGTGAACCTGGCCAGCCAGGAAGCCCGGGGCCAGGACCAGCGCGCCCGCAACGTGGACGCGAACCTCAGCCTGGGCTGGACCCGCCTCCTGGGCCCCGACGCCAGCATCGAGGCCACGCTCTTCCACCGCCAGTCCACCGCCCGGCTGGACCCCACCGCCGACCTGGCGCCGGGTTTCGGGGGGGGCGGTCCCGACTACCCCTACTGGGCACGCCAGGACCGGTCCCTGGACAACCAGGGAGCCACCGCGGCCTACCAGAGGAAGAACGGCGACGACACCTTCAAGGCGGGCCTCCAGTTCGTGCGCTACCCCATCCGCGAGCGCTTCGCCTTCGCCATCACCGACGGCTCCAGGGCCGCCGATGCCGGGGACCCGCTCCACGCCTACACCCCGGAGGGGGGCGGGAACATCTTCCGGTTCGACGAGAGCATCGCGCCGTCCCTGGCCTCGGCCTATGTCCAGCAGGACCTGAAGGCCGGGGACTGGAACCTGGGCCTGGGCCTGCGCCTGGACAGCTACCGCGGGCGCGGCTACGTGCACAACCAGCTGCAGCCCCGGGTGGGCGTGTCCCGCTCCTTCCCGGCCGCGGGCACCCTCCTGCGCTTCAGCTACGACCGGCTCCTCATCACGCCGGAGAACGAGAACCTGGCATTTTCCACCTCCCAGGCCGCCTGGGACCTCACCTCGGCCGCAGGCACGAAGGTGCCGCAGCTGCGCCCGGAGCTCCAGGACAGCTTCCTGGTGGGCGTGGAGCAGCAGGTGGGCGGAGTCTTCAAGGCCAGCCTGGACTACTGGTGGAAGGACAGCGTCAACAGCGCCGACAACGACCAGTTCCTCAACACGGGCGTTCTCTTTCCCACCGCCGCGGCACGGGGCTTCTTCCACGGCATGGACCTCCGCCTGGACCTGCTGGAAGTGGCCGGCTGGTCCGCCTACCTCAGCGCGGGCACCGTGCGCACCATCTTCCGCAGTCCCACCGTGGGGGGCCTCTCCTCGGCCGAGGCTTCCCGGCCCGCCGGAACCCCCTACCTCATCGACCACGACGAGAAGCTCACCCTCCAGCTGGGCGTCCACTACCAGTCCAAGGCCTTCTTCGCGCAGGTGATCGGCCGGTACGACTCGGGCCTCGTGGCCGGCGACCCCGGGAATGCCGCGGGCAACCCGGACTACGCCTTCGGCATCCCCTACGTGCGGGTGACCGACGATTCCCTGGTGGGGCCGACCTGGCGCATCCGGCCCCGCACCGTGTGGAACCTGAGCGCCGGGCGGGAGTTCGCCACCGGCCGCGGCACCTCCATCGTGGCCGGTGCCAACCTCCTCAACGTCTTCGACGAGAAGGGCCTCTACAACTTCCTCAGCGCCTTCGGCGGCACCCACGTGATCCCGCCCCGCACCCTCGCGGTGAACCTGAAGTTCAAGTTCTAG